The sequence TTCCCAccacaaatttgaatttttgagtTGTAAAGGATTCAAACCTCTGGAACCTATATCAGACGGATTGAGATTGGTTGGGACATAATTCCATGCTGCTGGATCAAATGTATTAGTAATTTCTGTTACTCTATTgtatacaaattgttttaattgttttttgcaAGTTTTTATCCAGCCCAGCACTATAGTTGAGTCACACCAGAACTGTATTGAGTCGATGTTTAATCGCAACGCACTTACTACCTTTTTTGTCAATTGTGTTACAAGTAAAGCACCACAGAGTTCGAGCCTTGGcattgttagtttattttttaaaggtgCCACCTTACTCTTTGCAACTAGTAAGCGTACAGTTACTTGACCACTGCTCGATATTGTGCGAATATAAACACAACCTGAAAATGCCTTAATTGAAGCATCGCTGAAGGCATGAATTTGGACTGTTATATACTTTTCACATAACACTTTTCGAGGTATTGTTATTTGAGAAATGTATGGAAAGTATTCTATAAATTGTTTCCATTGCGACTCAATATCAGTTGGTACTGGTCCGTCCCAAGGTATATTGTGAGCCCATAGAGCCTGAAGGATAAGCTTTGCTTGTAGCATGCATGGGTTTACTAAACCCATGGGGTCAAAGATGTGTGCTATTGTGGACAAAATAGTGCGTTTTGTTATTGAGGTATCATCTATAGGTATTGATGGAAACAACAATGTGTCAGTTTTGCTGGCCCAGGCTACGCCTAAGGTCCGTGCACAATCATCTTTATTTAAGTTCAATGTGTCATTATTTTTGGTTTCAtcaacaatttcatttaaaatggacGTTTTATTTGAACGCCACTTTCGTAAATGGAAATGAGCACTTTTAAGTTCACTAATAACACCCTTACAGGTTTCAACTAGTGTATTTTTGTCATCATTTCCAGTTATAAAATCATCTACATAAAAATCGTGTAAGATAGATTGACTTACTAATTGATTGGAACACTCTTCACCTAATTGTTTTAAGCATCTGGTAGCCAAGAATGGTGCTGAGGCTGTACCATATGTTACTGTGTTGAGTGTATATTGTTTGATAGGTTCTGAAGGATCTGAACGCCAATAAATTTGTTGTAAAGAGCGTTGACCTTCTGTTACATAGATTTGTCTGTACATTTTTTCTATATCGGAAGTAACAATGTATTTATGCTGTCGAAATCTAATAAGTATGCTTAATAGATCGTCTTGCACTACAGGGCCAATGTGTTGAATATCATTTAGTGAGACACCTGTACTGGTCATTGCGGATCCATCAAACACTGCACGCAAGCGTGTGCTGATGCTGCCCTCGCGCAAGACACCGTGATGtggtaaaaaatatgaatttgtagtaaattgtgtgtttgttttttcagACATATGTCCTAACTCTATGTATTCATTCATGAAATTGATATATTCGTTTTTGAAACTaggatttcttttaaatttgcgTTCTAAAGAATTAAATCTAACCAAAGCTTGTTGGCTCGAGTCACCCAGACAGTCCGGGGACTCTTTAAATggaattgtaacaataaactTGCCATCTGGGTGGCGTTTTGTTGTAGTAGTGAAGGTCCGTTCGCACTCACTCTCAGCTTTAAGATCGTGCAATTGTTGAGTGACTGGAGCGGCTTCGGattcaaaaaaatagtttaatttttcatcaagCTCGATATCGTTTGTGAAATGGCAATGGACtgtatgtgaataaaattgttttgattttcttttgtatggTAATTGAATTGAACCAGAAACTAGCCAACCAAGTTTTGTTTCAACGAGGATTGGTTTGTGTTTACCCAGAGATATTTGATTTGAAGAAAGAACATTCCAGAATAGATCAGCACCAAGCAACATGTGCACCTCTGACGGCACAGCAAATGTTGGGTCAGCAAGTTGAACTTGGGAAGGAATCTCAAATGAATTGGTATTAATGGGAACCGTGGGTATCAGCTGAGTGATATTGGGAACGATAAAACAGTTGACTTCtgttttataatgattttgatATAGAGATGAAATTGTGACGTCACATCTTTGTGAGATGTTGGACGATTGTTGATTTAGTCCTTGGACTGATACACATGTGGAATAACTGGGTATCCCTAATTGCCTTTGCAAAGATTGTGTTATGAAACTGCTAGTGCTACCATTGTCCAATAGAGCACGTACTTTGTGTAATTGCCCAGCATGATCTTCTATGGTGATCATTGCTGTTGATAATAAAACCTGGCTATTGTGTATTGATGATAGTGTAACAGGTTTAGATAGTTCCTGTATATTTGGTAGAACAACACAGTCACTTTTAGAAGATTGATTAACCGGAGgttcataaaattgtttagatggatgcaaCATAGTATTGTGTCGCTTTGAGCATAAGCGGCAGGAACTGAGTCTACAATGTTGTTCATTGTGCCCAGACCGCAAGCAATTTGTGCAAAGATTCaagtcttttatttttgttagccGAGATTCTATAGACATTGCCTTGAACTTAGGACATTGATAGATGGAATGAAAATGTTTGCAAACGGGGCACTTAAATTGTCTTTGTTTAGATGtttcattaacaataaatgtcTTGGGACGGTTGTGAGTTACATCACTATAACGTCGTGACTTAGGTTGTCCCTGAGCTTCTTCAATGGTTTCTAAAAGATCTGCacggttttttaaaaattgcatgaACTCTTGCAAAGATGGTACATGCTGAATTCGATTACGCTCAGTTTCCCAATCGCGTATTGAAACTAAATCAAGTTTGCTTGACATCATGTGAATAATTAACACATCCCAATGTTCTGTTGgaagttttaatgtatttagagCCCGTAGGTTTTTATTTACCCAATCTATTAAGTTCCGCAGAGCCTTGGAAGACTCTTGCGTGACAGGCTGTATGTTAAATAGAGCTTGAATAtggttgttaattaaaattcgatTGTTATTGAATCTGTCACAAAGTAAGTCCCAGGCAACATCATAGTTCTCCGTTGAAAATTCTATAGATTTGATAATTAAAGCCGCTGTATCCTTTAATGAATTTCTTAAATAgtgaaatttatgtatttttggaaTTGTGTGATTGTCGTGTATTAATGATTTGTAGGTGTCATGATATTCTAACCAATCTTGATAGCGACCAGAAAAGGTGGGTAAATGTATTGTTGGTAATTTGATGCTCGGCCCACCTGAATATCCAATAACACCTGAGCCCGACACCGATGCATTGTCATTGCCCGCAGCAGTAGCAGCATTAACAGCGGCATGCCTGCTGAGCAAATCCTGCGCAACAGCCATGGCGCTGAAGTAGCTGTTCTCGAAGGCAGCTCGTTCTGCATACTCGTCATCTGGAATGTCGGTTAATCCTTCTATATCATTCTGTACCGAGTCAAAATCATTGTACATTTCTTGCATTTTCCCATTTCTTATGGTTAATTCATGGGCCTGTACactatttatagttttactaGGTAATAATGTATctagaaattttttaaacactgtTAATTTCGATTTGAAGCTTGCTCTagattttttcaaagtttGGATGTCCATTTTGATTGTtaattgaaagtaaattaatgatgcaaagttaattaaatgttaatgaaaatgaaataaattataaatcccTGCtgttgtaaagaaaattaaacaaagttacatatgcaaataaaaaaaagttaaattgagggtaagtaacaaaataaaaaaatacttaaattttgtgaaaaacttgaaaaaagcAGGCAGAACGTTAGGTTATATTCAAGCAAGCAGATGGCAGAACAACCGAAGGCTCATGAGGGTTCACTCGGCTACCAACCGGCTTAAGCGGGAACAATGACCCCACATGGATTTCTGTAATGTTCGAAATTTAAGTTAGCAAATGGTTAAAATTATGCTGCATTAGTACAAATAGAGGCAATACACCGTTCTAGACCCTTTAGAAATGtacaatatttgaatttttttttttaaagttagtgAAGGTAAGTGGGATGACgcgacaatttttaatttgttgaaacgaaataaattatagttttttgaatttggaataatgatttttgaaatgattaataacaaagaaattgaatAACACACCTTTAGATAGTTGGTATGATTGAACAAATAGATTGAAAATTGCAATAGTGAGATTTACGTAAATAGTTGGAAAATAATTGGAACGAACTCACTCATCTCCGCAAACCTCTCTAGGTATATATTGGCTTGATGAATTGAAGATTTGATATTCAGCACGCGTCCATGTCGATCAATCTTCTTTTTTCGACCGCACCGCTTCGAAATTTTTCTTCTTGGCCCCTTTTGATTGTTGAGTTCCAATAGAAATTATTCGAATCCGGCTCGAAACTATGTCGGTGCAGGTTCGTGAAGAATCATTGAAAGATCTTACTTGATCGCGTGCTTGTTGTAAGGTtgaatgttgaaattaaagtGAAGTAAAAGATGGCGCCGACGACCGCCGGCCGGTCGGCCGTCGGCGCGAGAGCAGCGATGACAGTGCACTGTCGCTGCTCTGTGGCAATGTtgccactttttaaatatggcgTAGAcacgcgtagtttttaataatttaatatcttccaaactattgatcagaattacatagtttaaaggctaatgtaatctgcatttaatactctagccatcaaacatacttatttggataaggattcatatcgaatataatataatagcgccgtaagcttacgacgctgtttttcgtgtgcaatttaatcgaagtttgttcataataacatggtttttgtgagacatccagagatgatagatatatgccacctgagacttttatttagcaaatttaaggatctataattactcgatacatcattttaatgtaggtcatatagtttgacctacgtaagcccagaaagcaaatttgtgctattcattgtaacgcgatgtagcatttttcgtttccgcgtaattttattcttacgatatctcctaaaatattagacagaatgatatagtttcaattgcaaatataatctacattaaattctcttgataatgaacatatttatttacataagggttaatactgaacttgaataatagcgtcggaaatagggcatgaatttaattaatgtttctaaagaaaaaaatggttattgtgagaaaactataaaagatagatatatgctatcgcggacttttaattagcacatttaaacagctaaaattcgccatacatcatttttatgtaggtcctatagtttagcctacgtaagcgctgaaagcaaaaatgtccctaatttccgcaacaaattttgaagctatattcaaaatctactagtcttctagttatttaaaaaaaaaacaaaaaaatgggacccacctgcaagcacttcctttcgattaaaacaatttttatcaaaatcggaccgccaggggcggagtatcgcggtaacacacataaaaaaaaaaaaaaaaaaaaaaaattcagtcgaattgataacctccttctttttgaagtcggctaaaaaggaaGATACATGTGTTGTACAGACTGATTGCacagatatatttataaataaaagtgaaattcTACTGCCGATATTAAACACGTATAATTATCACtgttttttaaagagaatgtgaagaacattttaagaacgttttatacaagtgtgaGGACAGTGGAAAACAGTCCAACGTAAGAAtaacacaaacaaaaatgttgaAGACTAGGTCtagaaaaaggtttttttaatagactatattgattaataaattaatattctgaTCTCATTTATTCATCTGACATtctctaattaaaatataaaagttattatttaatgaaaagtaTTTCTGAATTTGtcatcttattaaaaaataggaGTTGAATATTCTCGACGTTgagatatttttcaatgtcGCCGCGCAACGAAAATATCGTCTGAATGGAAAATGTCTGCCAGAGAAATATTTTAGTCGCGTGATTGATGGCGCGAGAAATTGATTCTCATTTGTAATAAACTTTCGGCCGCCGATTTCACGCTGTTACATAAATGATTGCTAACCGTAGAACTCCACTGCCACTGCTGTGtgataattgtattaatacaacatAATACTTTCATTATCTGTAACGAAACAGAGACTTGTCACTACACTTAAATTCTAGCTTcaaaaatacagtttaaaaataacagataACAGAGAACGTCGgtgactcaggggttaagcacttgacttgtaatgtGCAGGTCCTCGAATCTCGatatataccaatgtgtttttcgatttacatattgtgtacatttatcccatgttcttacggtgaaggaaaacatcgtaatgtaACCCGCACATATCAGCGaaaatttcaaagatatgtgtgtatTCCCGGGAGAAAATGATGGCGACGCGGTTCGCCACCCGTCACGTTCtgtctcccgaaatggcgaaaagtggattgtgGGGATTCATTTGGCCACGCCAtatggaggtccgtgatctctgcctacccctttgggttacaggcgtgagttgtgtaagtaagtaagtaagatATGTCAGTACAACCTTACCGACTCGGAGACCACCAGAGGCCACACTTAGTGATCATTAAAGGACTTTATATGTGTCAGGTACCATTTGACAGCTTGCGTAATTTGTTTAGTGGAGTTCTTTACATTACCTACTGTTTTGGTCACTATCTTGATTAACTATATTTCTCATTTTCGcagaaaatttaatgtaatattacttaataaattacctAATTACATTTCTCGTTAATTTTCGCAATAAATTAGCACCTCTCAAGttatttcattcaattaaTTCAGTTAAGTGCCACTTGTCCTCTACTTTAATTTCCATCGCGGGGAagagtttttaaatttcataccgaaaatactttttaaatattaatctttaaaatattaatgacacATATTCAaacaatacttaaataaaataagtttgctgaaacaaactaataaaatgAGACGGACTTAAATACATAACCCAATCAAACGAAgcatttcattaatatatataatatataatctgAGCTGTAACTTcgacatataataaaattctcttCGAGTtcgcttaatattttttaccattGAACAGAATTGGTTCCAATTATCGAGTGAGAGCCAATCAGCGTTCGCTTTGTCTCACTAATTGCTTCACATGGACTGAAAGGTTTTCCATTACGACGCTTCTGTTCAATCAAACGTTTTGTGCCATCATACTCCTACATGAGTTTTCTAATTTGACAAGCTTACAAATTGTTTGAGGAAAATGTGAGAGCTTATTTTAAGCAGAGTATAATCGATATTTTTACGATGTTTTGATATCTTTTGTATAGCAACCTTTATTACAAGTAGGGGTGAGTGGATGATTCTAACTTACGAATTATTCGTTCTGAATCGAATGTTCGATTAAACTCTAGAATCGGATATTTAGACACTTCTAACAACTGATTGCGATCTCATGTTTTTTTaggtaagataaaaataatataattttatttgagtagGTATAATTGTTATGAATTTTTACAAGTTCGAAGTCGCCGTATGTAATATGACGGCACAACTATGAACTATGTTAATGTCTTTTAGTACATCATTCAATAAAGTATTAttcttaccgttggtttcagAGCCTAAAAtctctataaaacatatcgtcgtcCCTGTCATtatgtttaacaaaacagagtttacaatatgttttaaactcaaatgccggcaacgcatctgcgattcctctggtattgcagatgtccatgggcgtcgatgaacaccttggtgttcccgctgctcgtttgccaccttctcttataaaaaaaaaactgggatttaggtctcagaaacccacagttaattcgataatataataatacaatatgatGTGAGTCAAAATGACAGGAGTACCATAGCGATATAAATTGTACCacataataaaataggtacatttttttggtatttggtacaatttaatttgctattatttaattttatttgctattatttatttaatttattattaaaatattaatttgctattatgaaaaaaaggaAAGGAAATTATTCAGGGTaaagacaaataaaacaacttgctattttatttcgtATATTCGATATAGGAGTATCCATAAACACATTGCAATGAATTCTCGATCCTGTACATACAATATCAAAGTAAACAATACTatgtatatcaataaaatgtaaatatataattatgatcTATTAAATAATGGTTTGGCACCGAGTGCGCGTGGACGCTACATTGACCCAAGCCTTGCGGACATCGTCGTCAGTAAAACACGACAAGACAAAGTCAAATAACTTGGCTCAAATAAAGACTCAATTGTAGAGCGTAATGTGTACTGAACGATATCCGCAAAACAAACGCAACAGAGACGAGGTGCGGGGGCCGCGGAGCTGTGCGGGGTGGGGAGAGGGGTGAAGGTCTACGGTCCTACGGGGACAATAAGAGGAAAGTTAAGGGGTAAGTAGAGTTCGTTATAAACGCGTGTGTCCTGGGCAACTACAAGGTCCTTCGGGAGCAGGATAGGCAGGGACCTACGCAGCGCAGCGCCTTAACTAACTACCTCGAATTCCGCAGTGGACGGATCATTTCGTTCTCCACGAGTCCAGGTACACCAAACAAAAGTTTCTGCTTCCAAACACgatatactctttaaaatcgattttttttttcgtcaaaTCGACCGCGAGCTTGTAGACGATACAAAAATACACTACGATCTAACTTATTACCAAGGGCcttttatatactttgtaTACTCTCTTTGTAACAACAAACAGACCCGCGCCCGCGACCGCGTCTCTTTATAACCCTGCCACCGACAGATTGTAAACttccttattttataaactgacagcaaattataatttgcacGAGACATTGACGTTTAGTACGTAAGATAGttagataacaaaataaagaagttCACAATCTAACGACGACATcatttataacaacaataacGATGAATTATAATCTGTCGAAGACTACAAAGATCATAGATGACAGAGAGAAGAAGTAAGAAGAAGaaattagaaaagaaaactATGACAGACAGAGAGACGGTTACATAACATCagatataatatttcttacaaTACTAATGTTTGAAAAACTGCTGTAGCAAATCTTTTCCATACAAAACTCGCTCGAACTAAACGAGCTTCTAAAATTGACATCGAAATTTACATGATTCGTTTTAAGCTATGATACATATCGTATTATTGAATCACGTTTTATATTAGTTAGTATTTACCACATCTACCTACAAATACATCGACATTCGTTCCTCAGGGAACCTTCAGCTCACAATTACaagataaattcaaaattacaatttcaatttGGTGTTTGCTTTACCTTCacaatatactaaaatattcaaaaacaataCATCAATCTTAATTTTGATTCTtcaatataagaaaaaaatctattcatataataacaatatttggcACATTCATTACCTGTTTTAAATACACActgagaaattataaaataacaagattAAATTGAGTATTACTCAATAACAAATCCACAGAAAGAAGGAATCAAAAGAGAAGTTATAATGTCTTCATCGCTTTTAAAGCCAACCAAATTATTCAAGATTGGCATGAGACTATAGAAAAAAGTTCTGAGATTAATTGTGAATAcacaaaggtagaggaagacttAATAAAGTGTGAATATATTGAGTGAAGGACATCCGTTAGAAGgaagtgaattcagatataacGGCTGATAAAGATCTTAATACTGTACCGACACGGCATAGCCATAGAGAATAGAGCAGGCTGATTATGATAACAAATAATGATACGAAGACATTTATACctcacaaattaaaaattgaattcatcaaagtaaaaagtaaagaaataatCAAA comes from Papilio machaon chromosome 27, ilPapMach1.1, whole genome shotgun sequence and encodes:
- the LOC123722538 gene encoding uncharacterized protein LOC123722538 gives rise to the protein MDIQTLKKSRASFKSKLTVFKKFLDTLLPSKTINSVQAHELTIRNGKMQEMYNDFDSVQNDIEGLTDIPDDEYAERAAFENSYFSAMAVAQDLLSRHAAVNAATAAGNDNASVSGSGVIGYSELQSRSKWRTRGTQPQLGEMVVVKDDRLPPNRWLIGRITGVHPGSDGVNRVADVLTTTGTLRRAYNRLCPLPAALDQDAPDPRGAACLRHI